A stretch of the Calypte anna isolate BGI_N300 chromosome 21, bCalAnn1_v1.p, whole genome shotgun sequence genome encodes the following:
- the LOC103537816 gene encoding LOW QUALITY PROTEIN: lysophosphatidic acid receptor 6-like (The sequence of the model RefSeq protein was modified relative to this genomic sequence to represent the inferred CDS: inserted 1 base in 1 codon) yields MAHDPWEGVSDEKVGNASSEFRLEADFQYFLLPVIYSIVFVVGLTENVLALYLLSYKVKHTSSYVHMIHLALVDALFVCVLPFKIHYHLHQNNWIFGDMACRITSTLYYINIYFSIAIFPCICVDCYVTVLHPLTYIQIRVTHYMGVVTILWVVALSVMILLIPGDPFHNSGVKNTTPRFENSDTSSWTSHMAPYNILALVFGFLTPFSIILILYPLIAKKISQIKHSICKRKALSTICIILLISTLCFLPYHXHFLMRIQVIQNKSFTSCIYKIIRVTLALLSFNPCLNPLLDYFTSSRKQWYFRTKMVYTICDQKLGEFCIYQLHQKHENKKHRDRIN; encoded by the exons ATGGCACATGATCCCTGGGAAGGAGTCTCTGATGAGAAGGTTGGCAATGCCAGTTCAGAATTCAGGTTGGAAGCAGACTTCCAGTATTTCTTGCTTCCTGTCATCTACAGCATTGTCTTTGTGGTGGGACTGACAGAGAATGTCTTAGCTCTGTACCTCCTGTCCTACAAAGTGAAGCACACTTCTTCCTACGTGCACATGATTCATCTGGCTCTGGTAGATgccttgtttgtttgtgtgttacCTTTTAAAATCCATTACCACCTTCATCAGAACAACTGGATCTTTGGGGACATGGCCTGCAGGATAACCAGCACTCTGTACTACATCAATATCTACTTCAGCATTGCCATCTTCCCCTGCATTTGTGTTGACTGCTACGTCACTGTGCTGCATCCCCTCACCTACATCCAGATCAGAGTCACCCATTACATGGGGGTGGTCACAATCCTTTGGGTGGTGGCTCTCAGTGTCATGATTCtactgatccctggggatcCCTTCCACAACAGTGGAGTAAAGAACACAACACCACGTTTTGAGAACTCTGATACCAGTAGCTGGACTTCTCACATGGCACCTTACAACATCCTGGCTTTAGTTTTTGGGTTTCTGACCCCATTTTCCATCATTCTGATTCTCTACCCTCTTATTGCTAAGAAGATCTCCCAGATCAAACACAGCATTTGTAAGAGAAAGGCCTTGAGTACCATCTGCATCATCTTGCTCATTTCTACTTTGTGCTTCCTTCCCTATC CTCACTTCTTAATGAGAATCCAGGTCATCCAGAACAAGTCATTTACCAGCTGCATTTACAAAATCATAAGGGTCACTTTAGCCCTGTTGAGTTTCAACCCTTGCCTTAACCCACTCTTGGACTACTTCACCTCCTCCAGGAAGCAGTGGTACTTCAGGACTAAAATGGTGTACACAATCTGTGACCAGAAACTGGGGGAGTTCTGTATTTATCAACTGCAccagaaacatgaaaataagaaacacaGAGATAGAATCAACTGA